A stretch of the Bradyrhizobium arachidis genome encodes the following:
- a CDS encoding MFS transporter yields the protein MAMAQTPTVGMNSGQLGHEQANPGDIAIGVIIGRTSEFFDFFVYAIASVIVFPRLVFPFASELTGTLYSFAIFALAFIARPVGTVLFMTIDRRYGKSAKLILALFLLGTATVALAFLPGYAEIGAAAIWLLALARAAQGLAWGGAWDGLASLLALNAPPEKRGWYAMVPQLGAPLGLIVASALFAYFAGNLSAEDFFDWGWRYPFFVAFAINVVALFARLRMVATPEYASLFESRDLQPARISDTVAHEGHNIMIGAFAPLASFALFHMVTVFPLSWVFLFTRESPVKFLIIEMVGAVFGVAAIVASGMIADRVGRKSLLMGSAIAIAIYSGFAPQLLDAGEFGETIYMVIGFILLGLSFGQSSGAIASNFKQVYRYTASALTSDMAWLFGAGFAPLAALLLATNLGVIASGAYLLSGAMWTIFALWLSGLRESVE from the coding sequence ATGGCGATGGCACAGACCCCGACAGTGGGCATGAATTCAGGCCAGCTTGGTCACGAGCAGGCCAATCCGGGCGACATCGCCATCGGCGTCATCATCGGGCGCACGTCGGAATTCTTCGATTTCTTCGTCTACGCAATCGCGTCCGTGATCGTCTTCCCGCGTTTGGTCTTCCCGTTCGCGAGCGAACTGACCGGCACGCTCTATTCCTTTGCGATCTTCGCGCTCGCCTTCATCGCGCGTCCCGTCGGCACCGTCCTGTTCATGACCATCGACCGCCGCTACGGCAAGAGTGCTAAACTGATTTTGGCGCTGTTCCTGCTGGGCACCGCGACCGTCGCGCTCGCCTTCCTGCCCGGTTACGCCGAGATCGGCGCGGCGGCGATCTGGCTGCTGGCGCTAGCGCGCGCAGCGCAGGGTCTGGCGTGGGGCGGTGCCTGGGACGGCCTTGCCTCGCTGCTCGCGCTCAACGCGCCGCCGGAGAAGCGCGGCTGGTACGCGATGGTGCCGCAACTCGGCGCGCCGCTCGGGCTGATCGTGGCGAGCGCACTGTTCGCCTACTTTGCCGGCAATCTGTCCGCGGAAGACTTCTTCGACTGGGGCTGGCGCTATCCGTTCTTCGTCGCCTTCGCCATCAACGTCGTGGCGCTGTTCGCGCGGCTGCGCATGGTGGCGACGCCGGAATATGCATCGCTGTTCGAAAGCCGCGATCTGCAGCCGGCGCGCATCTCCGACACCGTTGCGCATGAAGGCCACAACATCATGATCGGCGCATTTGCGCCGCTGGCGAGCTTTGCGCTGTTCCACATGGTCACGGTGTTCCCCTTGTCCTGGGTGTTCCTGTTCACCCGCGAGAGCCCGGTGAAGTTTCTGATCATCGAGATGGTCGGTGCCGTCTTCGGTGTCGCTGCGATCGTCGCGTCCGGCATGATCGCCGACCGCGTCGGGCGAAAATCGCTACTGATGGGTTCGGCGATTGCGATCGCGATCTACAGCGGCTTTGCGCCGCAACTGCTCGACGCCGGCGAGTTCGGCGAAACCATCTACATGGTGATCGGCTTCATCCTGCTCGGCCTGTCGTTCGGCCAGTCGTCCGGCGCGATCGCCTCCAACTTCAAACAGGTCTACCGCTACACCGCCTCGGCGCTGACCTCTGACATGGCCTGGCTGTTCGGTGCCGGTTTCGCTCCGCTCGCAGCCCTCCTGCTC
- the cyoA gene encoding ubiquinol oxidase subunit II: MSRLKILALLPLAVSLSGCNFVVLAPAGDIAAQQRDLVIISTVLMLLIVVPVMVLTAVFAWRYRQSNTSARYEPEWDHSTKLELVIWSAPLLIIVCLGALTWMGTHLLDPYRSLGRIAAERPVDKGRAPLEVDVVALDWKWLFIYPDYGIATVNELAAPVDRPINFRITASTVMNSFYIPALAGQIYAMPGMETKLHAVVNHAGTYKGFSANYSGAGFSGMHFAFHGFDDKNFDDWIARAKSAGGSLGRSEYLQLEKPSQNEPVRRYGNVDGDLYRAILNMCVEAGKMCMSEMMAIDAKGGLGHEGLNNTLPLAYDKYARRGTALGPEPAFVAGTCTPDAPQGQTSAAIKAPTDTAPLAGAGLKRPAFAPLRSSDSLFLGQRPKSDS, translated from the coding sequence TTGTCCCGTCTCAAGATCCTGGCGCTGCTACCTTTGGCCGTTTCCTTAAGCGGCTGCAACTTCGTGGTGCTGGCGCCGGCCGGCGATATCGCGGCCCAACAACGCGACCTCGTCATCATCTCGACCGTCCTGATGCTGCTGATCGTGGTGCCGGTCATGGTGCTCACGGCCGTGTTCGCCTGGCGCTACCGCCAGTCCAACACGTCGGCGCGTTACGAGCCGGAATGGGATCACTCGACCAAGCTCGAACTGGTGATCTGGTCGGCCCCGCTGCTGATCATCGTGTGCCTGGGCGCGCTGACCTGGATGGGCACGCATCTGCTCGATCCCTACCGCTCGCTCGGCCGCATCGCCGCCGAACGTCCCGTGGACAAGGGGCGCGCCCCGCTCGAGGTCGACGTCGTCGCGCTCGATTGGAAGTGGCTCTTCATCTATCCCGACTACGGCATCGCCACCGTCAACGAGCTCGCAGCTCCCGTCGATCGCCCGATCAACTTCCGCATCACGGCCTCCACCGTGATGAACTCGTTCTACATCCCTGCGCTCGCCGGCCAGATCTATGCGATGCCGGGCATGGAGACCAAGCTGCACGCCGTGGTCAACCACGCCGGCACCTACAAGGGTTTTTCGGCGAATTACAGCGGCGCCGGCTTCTCCGGCATGCACTTCGCCTTCCACGGTTTTGACGACAAGAATTTTGACGATTGGATCGCGCGCGCCAAGTCCGCCGGTGGCTCGCTCGGTCGCAGCGAATATCTCCAGCTCGAAAAGCCGAGCCAGAACGAGCCGGTGCGCCGCTACGGTAACGTCGACGGCGATCTCTACCGCGCCATCCTCAACATGTGCGTCGAAGCCGGCAAGATGTGCATGAGCGAGATGATGGCGATCGACGCCAAGGGCGGCCTCGGCCACGAAGGCCTCAACAACACCCTGCCGCTCGCCTACGACAAGTACGCCCGCCGCGGCACCGCGCTCGGCCCCGAGCCCGCTTTCGTCGCCGGCACCTGCACCCCCGACGCGCCGCAGGGCCAGACGTCAGCCGCCATCAAGGCACCGACCGACACTGCGCCGCTCGCCGGCGCCGGGCTGAAGCGGCCGGCTTTTGCGCCGCTTCGCTCCTCCGATTCCCTCTTCCTCGGACAGCGTCCGAAGTCAGACTCCTAA